Part of the Quercus robur chromosome 5, dhQueRobu3.1, whole genome shotgun sequence genome, agttgttattagtttttatcTGGATCTACTAgtgacattaatattttttttatctaccattaatgaaaaagaaaaactaatgaaaaaaatataggaagATCAATTACGAAATTAAAAGACGAAAAAAGAAGACGAAGATTTGTAACCAAACAAATAAGGAAGGATAAGAGAACATAAATTCACAAGGgaactcaaattttaaattttctttttcaactctTTACCCTTTATTTATTCTACTATAAGAGGCTAGGGGTGTCAACCAAGTCGTCGATCCGCCAAAACCGAACTAATTCAACCTAACCTATTGGTTTGGGTTAGTTTTTAGAGGTTGATGAGTCGGTAAATTTGCCTAACCCAAtccacctatatttaatatatatttttaaaaaaattattatttattcttttgtttatcaATTGAGTTAGGATAGAgctatattaaaacaaaaattaaaaaaacaatcaacatcATATTATGtgatatatgaattatatattacaaataaaatgaaaataataatacattcttGAGACAATTCATTTAAGTCAAAACAATCCATTGGAACAAATTTATGAGCCTCACTTGCATCTACATTGTCATACATTGGAGCTATATTAAAACAAGagattaaaatataaacatcatattctatgataaatgaaatgtaaatttataaataaaataaaattataataccttCTTAAAGGGGTTCATTTaagtcaaaataatattttggagTAAAGTAGTGCTCTCACTTGCAATTACATTTCCATCCATTGATGCTATAATACATgtattagaaataaaaattaacatcatATTAATTTTGGTGCTATATAAAAACAAGAGTTTAAAAATATTCTATGATAAATGAAATGTAAAtcacaactaaaataaaattacaataccTTCATGAAGTGGTTCTTTGAAGTTAAAGCAATCTTTTGCAACTACACCCTCATCCATTAGTGCTACAATATACatgtatcaaaaataaaaattaacaacatattaattttaacctattttttaaaaataactacGAATCAACTAAAATACAATAGTGGTACCTTGTTTAATTATTCCTCAATCAAAAATTGACATTTATTcatctcttcttctctttgataTTGGTAAAGGGGAAGAAGTTTAGTTTGCTATTGGTAAAGTGAAAGAAAATGGATGGTAAAATATTGGTAAAATAAgatttagtaaaaaataaaaagtggaatGGAGGAAAATGTGTTAAGAGTGCAATAGAAGGAAAAAGTGCCCTCAACTACTGCCAGCCGTGTCCCATATTAAGAGGGCAAATTTGTCCAATTTTTCCCCACAAGTCATGCCATACTTTTTCTCTAatttactcaattttttttatttatgtgggACGCACTTAAGGAGAACCTTAACAAACAAGCACCGGAACATTCTCCATAAACATATACCGTAGAAGTCTCTTGTGAGTTATGATAGCCTCTGATACTCCAAACTCCAGAGAGCCTTCTATGTCTCCCTTCACACTCATGATGCTAACTAAAAGGCGATCCATTCTCCTGCTCTTGGCTTTTCTGTTAGTGCAACCATGCATACTTCACTTGTCTCACTCTTCCAACAACTTTACAGATCAATCAGCTCTCATTGCCTTCAAATCTGAAATCAGTTTTCATCCAAATGATACTATCTTCTCTGCTGGTAACTGGTCCACAACAACAAACTTCTGTGAGTGGTTTGGGGTCTCTTGCAGCCGACGCAGACAAAGAGTCACAGCCTTGAACCTTTCCTATGTGGATCTTCACGGCACCATCTCCCCTCATATTGGCAACCTCTCCTTCCTGGTCTCACTTGATCTTCAAAACAACAGCTTCTCTGGTTTTCTGCCACATGAGATTGGTAACCTACACCGCTTGAGGGAACTTCGGTTGTCAAACAACCTATTGGAAGGTAGTATTCCTCCGACTCTACATAATTGCCAGAAGCTTgaagttttatttctttatggAAACAACTTAAATGGTAGCATACCTGAAGATTTAGGCATGTTACCAAGGGTTCGCGAAATGAACCTTAGTCAAAACAAACTTATGGGTACAATTCCATCGTCCCTCGGCAATATGTCGTCATTAGAGTTCTTGACTTTGGAATACAATAGCCTCACCGGTGCATTTCCTCTTGTCATCTTTAACTTGTCTTCTCTAAAGAGTATTGGTATTGGAGGAAATAACCTCTCAGGAACCCTTCCAGTGGATCTTTGTAGCCATTGTCCTAATCTTCAAGGGCTGTATATTACCGACAACAGATTCAGCGGTAAGCTCCCCTCACAGTTTAATAACTGCAGAGAGCTTTTAGATTTATCTCTATCATACAATATGTTTGATGGAAGTATTTCAAAAGGTTTTGGGAGTTTAAAAAAGCTTGAAAGCCTCTATCTTGGAGGTAACAACTTAATTGGAAACATTCCTCCTATCATAAGCAATTTATCGATGTTACAAGGGTTTTATGCTGAAAGAAACAACATTAAAGGAGGCATGCCAAGTGATTTATGGCGTCTCCACAATCTGAAGAAActgtatattttttataacgATCTCACTGGGACAATACcccaaaatattttcaacattaCCTCTCTACAAACACTCAACTTGATGGGTAATTCCTTGTCTGGAAATCTTTCATTAGATACTAGGATCCCTTGCCCTAATCTTAGAAGGTTGCTTCTTGATGACAACAACATTAGCGGTCGTATCCCATCATATCTTTTAAATTGTTCCAACCTCGTCTTAGTAGATTTATCTGGAAATTTACTCTCTGGGCCTATACCTCGTCTTGGAAACTTGAAATATCTCAATTACTTGGGTCTAGGTGATAATCAACTAACAGAGGAGTCTGGGCATCAAGAGCATAGTTTTCTTACATCTTTAACCAGTTGCACATCTTTAGAGTTGCTAGATATTTCCACCAATCCCTTGAATATTACAATTCCGGAAACCATTGGAAATTTTTCGGCTTCGCTTAAAATCATTAGTGCAGGTCAAAGCCAAATAAAGGGTCAAATTCCAATGGGAATCGGTTCCTTGAAAAATTTGACCTTGCTTGATTTGAGCTATAACAATTTGTCTGGAAATTTACCGTCAACATTAGGGGGATTAGAGGAATTGCAAAGATTGCATCTTAGTGACAATAATATTGGAGGAAACATTCCAGAAGAGCTTTGTCAACTAAACAAGCTGGGAGAACTACTTCtctcaaataacaaaatttctGGATCCATCCCGAATTGCATTGGAAACCTCAATCTTTTGCAGAGATTAAACTTGAGTTATAACAAACTGACATCATCAATCCCATTGAATGTGTGGAATCTTGAAAATATGTTGTTCTTGGATTTATCATCAAATTCCCTCTACGGATCTTTGTCTCCAAACATGAAAAAACTCATTGCTATTGAGTACTTGAATTTATCTCATAACCAAATTACTGGAAATATTCCAAGTATCATTGGTGCTTTTGAAAGTCTAGGTAATCTTGATTTGTCAAAGAATTCATTTCAAGGAGACATTCCAGATTCTTTTGGGCAATTGAAAGGAATGGATTTGCTGGACCTCTCTAACAATAATCTCTCAGGTGCAATTCCTAAGTCTCTTGAGGCACTTCGGTTTCTCAAGTATTTGAATTTGTCGTTCAATAAGTTATCAGGAGAGATACCATCTGGTGGACCTTTTGCAAACTTCAAGGCTAAATCATTTTTAGGTAATGAAGCACTTTGTGGGAATTCAATTTTTGGAGTTCCACCTTGCACAAGTCCCAGTTCAAAAGGAGCAAGGATGAAACAACTTTTGCTCAAATATATTATTCCCAGCATTGCATCAATTATAATCTTTGCAATGCTTGTCATTATGCTAAGAAGACATCCACAACATAACATGCAAATTCCAAGTTCACTTTTCACATTACCTACAGTGGATTGGAGAATGATATCATATCAAGAACTTTGTCGTGGGACAAACAACTTTTGTGAAAGCAACTTGCTTGGAATTGGAGGGTTTGGTACTGTATACAAAGGGATACTGTCTGATGGGACTACTGTTGCTGTAAAAGTTCTAAACTTGCATTTGGAGGGtgcttttaaaagttttgatgCCGAATGCAAGGTGTTAAGGGCATTACGACATAGGAATCTGGTTAAAGTCATTAGTGTATGCTCCAGTCCCAAGTTTAAAGCTTTGGTGTTGCAGTACATGTCAAATTATAGCCTTGAAAAGTGGATATACTCTCACAACTACTGCTTGAATCTTGTTCAAAGAGTAGGCATTATGGTTGATGTTGCATCTGCATTAGATTATCTCCATAATGGTCAATTAGAATCCGTGGTGCACTGTGATTTGAAGCCTAGCAATATTCTTTTGGATGAGGACATGGTTGCACATGTTGGAGACTTTGGCATTGCAAAGATTTTAGCTGAAAACAAGGACGCAACCCAAACCAGAACCATTGGTACAATTGGCTACATCGCACCAGGTAATTAGAAATCATCTCAATTCATTTAATTTCTTGGCTAATTTCATGAATAACATTAGTAGTGGCTAATTTTAGGAATAAGAATGTTGCATGGTAGTTCAAACCAGCTCGTAATCTAGTTGCATtagattaataatttgttttatCTAGTCAAATACAATTTAATCCAATAGTACTTCAATACTAGTCTCGTAAATGCATCCATGGTATTGATATGGCTTATTGCTTAGtctatgtaaaatagaaaaaagccTCACATTTTACCTAATAAATCTCAAAAACCTCCtacatcaaccaatgtaaaattgtgcaaaatTCTACCTTTGCTACAgtgtaaatatacacaattCTGTAGCTTTGCAAAtgcatattttaataattctttacTTCCcatgaggaagagagagatatgaattaaactaataataaaaaaattagtaaagaaatagtattttaatgaaaagtagtgtaaaatagataatttaatgtttggtattttgaaaagtaagtatgtaatatagaaaaaaaataataggttCATATACCAAAATAGAAAACTTTTGAACGAGCTAATGCAAATGTTCTACCTGTTTATAGCCATCAACAATATACAAAGGtattactcaaaaaaagaaaagaaaaaaaaaaaaaacaatatacaaAGGTAATGATCTCAGTAGATTAGTTTTCCTAAATTGACTATAAAAGTTTAGTTATGGTGATCAATCTCCAAGGCACATTTTGAAGTCTAACTTAAATGAAGACACAAATGAATATGTAGATATGAAGGAGTGTTCATATTTGGCTCGGGAGCTAAACATAATTCCAAAAGTATATAACCAATATTGAGGACACAAATTTCTtcataaattttcaataaaagtttTACATAGACCTGCCACTAATACCACTTTATTATTTACAAATCACAACCTACCACATTAATGATTGTGAAAAAGTACACTACATTATGCATTAAGCCAGACAATCATTCCTAATAACAAAGTTAAACCATAAGGACATAATAGCAAATGGACACATAAAGAATTGGTTAAGGCACaattgaaccaaaaataaataaatagaaaaatctagcatacacacacacacacacacacacatatatatatatatatatatatgaatggatacagttaaaatattttttattttattttattttattttaaatccttGTATGAATGGGGTGTGGGTGTGTGTACCcactaaaagtttttatttgtaGAGTTTTTACTTTGTTTGGACAAACATGTGGATcattaacttaaaattttgttgacATATATGAGTATGACAGAGTATGGTTCTGAAGGGAGAGTATCCACCAAATGTGACATTTATAGCTATGGGATAATATTGTTGGAGATGATCACAAGAAAGAAACCTACCGATGAAATGTTTGTTGGAGAACTAGGTATGAGGCAATGGATTGCTTCACTTCCTGACAGAATGGAAGTTGTGGATGATGGTTTGCTTAGTATAGAAGATGGAAGAAATGTAACTGTCATGCAAACTATCCTTTCATCTATCTTGGAATTAGGCTTGAGGTGTTCTGAAGAATTACCAGATGAAAGACCTGAAATCAAGGACGTGGTGGCCAAGgttaacaaaatcaaattgaCACTACTTGGAAACAGAAATAGGGGTGTCTGATATTTACGCTattgctcaatttttttttttcaaggtgtAATTTTGTTACCCTAGTTTGGTATGTCATCTAATTTTATAAGCTTTACAAGTAGTATGTTACTCGGGACCAAAATTAGTCAAAATTATCTCAAGTTATTAGTATTTGTAGTTAATATGCCaagtttttaaattattgaataaagatATTCGGTTTGACATTCTAAAATCTTTTTGAATATGAAAATCCATACTCCTAGTTTCAATAGGAAAAGAAtgacaaatgaaaattttcatactCCACGCCCACAATGCGTGTGGTTGTATGTGCTTGTAGCAGCTATAAGAAGGGCATTAGTACCAACTGTATGAAGGACCGACAAATACAATTACACAAATGTTTGCTGGCAATAAGTTGAGcacgttttttttatttattttttattttttttgcttaataacCTAAGCATGATTTGAAAGAAGGTTTAGCTTGAACTTGATCTTCTAGAATTTAGCAAAAAGAAGCCCTTTAGTGAAAATATGGGCTAACTCGTGGGGTACATAGCATCATAATGCCACCATAAAAATACCCTTTCCTTAACAAAAAGGAAATCAATCTTAACTTGCTTCATCCTAgctcaaaacacaaaattttatagACAAATATATGTCATACcaatattatcacaataaaaatgattaaactTGGAAAGAAACATGTACAACATGTAATATTAGACGAAACTAAATTGTATCTCAGATATCAAACTAAATGCTAAAGAATAATATTCTCTGCTTTCATGTTCGATTTCTCatgtgtttgttttgttgtttgttagTATTCATCTTATATGACTTATTctcattgatttatttttctatgaaaataagttttggaaaaaataataatatgtagaaaaaaaattgagcctttaaaaaattatacattttttgtttcttttttcttctttttaaaaagattaaaccaatctttttatttatttatttatttttttgagatggATTAAACCAATCATTAACATAGCAAACTATGACAAAAGATTTTTCCGCCTAGAAAGTAGAAAGGTGCAATATACCAATACAGAGCATTTATGTAACATAAACAACCATTCCTATTAGCATTTGAATAAACTTTGCATTGGGGCTTTGTAATATTGTGAAACTTGGTCAATAGTATCCTTTTCCAAGGACCAAAGCAGAATTTTAGCTTTGGGGTTCAAAGTGTGAATCAGAATTGTTTACCCagtattaaaattcaaaattaaattacaatatgaaaaataaatctaatttccattcaatataaataaaagaaaatacacaaaataatcGTTTACCAATACATTTCATATCATTTATCAACCACGCTCATTTTTCATTCAAGTTTAAAATCTTCTAcagttgtttttttcttaaaaaagaaaattgcagCGTAATTTACTATAATGCCCAAGCAAATACTTTTATTACATTGGGTTTGGAGTTGAATTAGCGGTTAATTGGAGTCAATGAGTAAATTTTAAACTTGTAGACTCCACTGAAATGAAGTTTCTGAatgaaattttagagaaaagCCATGTCAGAAGCAACAAGCTAACCGAAATGAAGTTTTTGTTTCTTAGGCTTTGCAATCCAtatctgaaaattttgaattaaggATTCTGAACTATAAACTTAATCCCAACTCAAGCACATAAGCATATATGATTCATGTTTGACTGCAATCCTATACTTATGCCATGCTCATAAATAGTTTAATAGCAGGTGTGAAGGCTATATTGGGACATTCTACAATGAAAGCACatcaagactttattgtacattgATTTTCCATTATAACGCACACCATTCAGATCTATTGGGATAATGGGATATTTTTCTTACAATAGTGAAGCTGTTTCTGCATAATACCAACTACCTCAAGTAAAACAAGCTATATAATAAGACCCACCtttacaaaaccaaataaacagtgcctaaaaatatatagtaattaaATACCACCCTAAAAATAAACGGGCAAAGTTGCAAAGAAGCCAGTTTGGCAAAACCTTTGGAGCGCCACACTAACATGAACTCACAGCCCCTAATCATCAGAACGCAAAGTCACGACAAGTTTGGAAAAACTGAATCTTTACGAAGCTTTTCAACAAGCACTTTTTGTgccgttaaaaaaaaataataataaaagaacaaaattggTACTGACATTATTCCTACATTCGAAGTCCTATCCTTAAATAATTAAACCAAAAGCCTAATTTGTGACCAAGTGATAACTCTTCTTAGAGTCTATTtgggatccacttattttgctaaaaagtacggtagataaaagtaaaagtaagctgaaatagtacaatgtaacccataaatagtatcaaaagtgcagtggggtccatgaataataataaaaataagttagtaaaatttttttttaccaaacaaacactaaatatatatatttttttaatctgaatTTAATCCAAGGTGGAGAAAGATTTTGTAAGGCGTGACAAATCGgacattgataaaaataaaataaaataaatcaaccCAACCAAACAATCCGGATCCTAATCAAACTATACACGTGATGTGGCTCTACATTAATTAATGATTGCTGAGAATTTTTTATCTCCTTATCAGTCTCTTTTATACATCTTCTCTCGCAGGTCAAGAGATAACAC contains:
- the LOC126726304 gene encoding probable LRR receptor-like serine/threonine-protein kinase At3g47570 isoform X3, encoding MIASDTPNSREPSMSPFTLMMLTKRRSILLLLAFLLVQPCILHLSHSSNNFTDQSALIAFKSEISFHPNDTIFSAGNWSTTTNFCEWFGVSCSRRRQRVTALNLSYVDLHGTISPHIGNLSFLVSLDLQNNSFSGFLPHEIGNLHRLRELRLSNNLLEGSIPPTLHNCQKLEVLFLYGNNLNGSIPEDLGMLPRVREMNLSQNKLMGTIPSSLGNMSSLEFLTLEYNSLTGAFPLVIFNLSSLKSIGIGGNNLSGTLPVDLCSHCPNLQGLYITDNRFSGKLPSQFNNCRELLDLSLSYNMFDGSISKGFGSLKKLESLYLGGNNLIGNIPPIISNLSMLQGFYAERNNIKGGMPSDLWRLHNLKKLYIFYNDLTGTIPQNIFNITSLQTLNLMGNSLSGNLSLDTRIPCPNLRRLLLDDNNISGRIPSYLLNCSNLVLVDLSGNLLSGPIPRLGNLKYLNYLGLGDNQLTEESGHQEHSFLTSLTSCTSLELLDISTNPLNITIPETIGNFSASLKIISAGQSQIKGQIPMGIGSLKNLTLLDLSYNNLSGNLPSTLGGLEELQRLHLSDNNIGGNIPEELCQLNKLGELLLSNNKISGSIPNCIGNLNLLQRLNLSYNKLTSSIPLNVWNLENMLFLDLSSNSLYGSLSPNMKKLIAIEYLNLSHNQITGNIPSIIGAFESLGNLDLSKNSFQGDIPDSFGQLKGMDLLDLSNNNLSGAIPKSLEALRFLKYLNLSFNKLSGEIPSGGPFANFKAKSFLGNEALCGNSIFGVPPCTSPSSKGARMKQLLLKYIIPSIASIIIFAMLVIMLRRHPQHNMQIPSSLFTLPTVDWRMISYQELCRGTNNFCESNLLGIGGFGTVYKGILSDGTTVAVKVLNLHLEGAFKSFDAECKVLRALRHRNLVKVISVCSSPKFKALVLQYMSNYSLEKWIYSHNYCLNLVQRVGIMVDVASALDYLHNGQLESVVHCDLKPSNILLDEDMVAHVGDFGIAKILAENKDATQTRTIGTIGYIAPEYGSEGRVSTKCDIYSYGIILLEMITRKKPTDEMFVGELGMRQWIASLPDRMEVVDDGLLSIEAGRDVTVMQTILLSILELGLRCSEELPDERPEIKDVVAKVNKIKLALLGNRNRGV
- the LOC126726304 gene encoding probable LRR receptor-like serine/threonine-protein kinase At3g47570 isoform X1, which translates into the protein MIASDTPNSREPSMSPFTLMMLTKRRSILLLLAFLLVQPCILHLSHSSNNFTDQSALIAFKSEISFHPNDTIFSAGNWSTTTNFCEWFGVSCSRRRQRVTALNLSYVDLHGTISPHIGNLSFLVSLDLQNNSFSGFLPHEIGNLHRLRELRLSNNLLEGSIPPTLHNCQKLEVLFLYGNNLNGSIPEDLGMLPRVREMNLSQNKLMGTIPSSLGNMSSLEFLTLEYNSLTGAFPLVIFNLSSLKSIGIGGNNLSGTLPVDLCSHCPNLQGLYITDNRFSGKLPSQFNNCRELLDLSLSYNMFDGSISKGFGSLKKLESLYLGGNNLIGNIPPIISNLSMLQGFYAERNNIKGGMPSDLWRLHNLKKLYIFYNDLTGTIPQNIFNITSLQTLNLMGNSLSGNLSLDTRIPCPNLRRLLLDDNNISGRIPSYLLNCSNLVLVDLSGNLLSGPIPRLGNLKYLNYLGLGDNQLTEESGHQEHSFLTSLTSCTSLELLDISTNPLNITIPETIGNFSASLKIISAGQSQIKGQIPMGIGSLKNLTLLDLSYNNLSGNLPSTLGGLEELQRLHLSDNNIGGNIPEELCQLNKLGELLLSNNKISGSIPNCIGNLNLLQRLNLSYNKLTSSIPLNVWNLENMLFLDLSSNSLYGSLSPNMKKLIAIEYLNLSHNQITGNIPSIIGAFESLGNLDLSKNSFQGDIPDSFGQLKGMDLLDLSNNNLSGAIPKSLEALRFLKYLNLSFNKLSGEIPSGGPFANFKAKSFLGNEALCGNSIFGVPPCTSPSSKGARMKQLLLKYIIPSIASIIIFAMLVIMLRRHPQHNMQIPSSLFTLPTVDWRMISYQELCRGTNNFCESNLLGIGGFGTVYKGILSDGTTVAVKVLNLHLEGAFKSFDAECKVLRALRHRNLVKVISVCSSPKFKALVLQYMSNYSLEKWIYSHNYCLNLVQRVGIMVDVASALDYLHNGQLESVVHCDLKPSNILLDEDMVAHVGDFGIAKILAENKDATQTRTIGTIGYIAPEYGSEGRVSTKCDIYSYGIILLEMITRKKPTDEMFVGDLGMRQWIASLPDRMEVVDDGLLSIEAGRDVTVMQTILLSILELGLRCSEELPDERPEIKDVVAKVNKIKLALLGNRNRGV
- the LOC126726304 gene encoding probable LRR receptor-like serine/threonine-protein kinase At3g47570 isoform X5; protein product: MIASDTPNSREPSMSPFTLMMLTKRRSILLLLAFLLVQPCILHLSHSSNNFTDQSALIAFKSEISFHPNDTIFSAGNWSTTTNFCEWFGVSCSRRRQRVTALNLSYVDLHGTISPHIGNLSFLVSLDLQNNSFSGFLPHEIGNLHRLRELRLSNNLLEGSIPPTLHNCQKLEVLFLYGNNLNGSIPEDLGMLPRVREMNLSQNKLMGTIPSSLGNMSSLEFLTLEYNSLTGAFPLVIFNLSSLKSIGIGGNNLSGTLPVDLCSHCPNLQGLYITDNRFSGKLPSQFNNCRELLDLSLSYNMFDGSISKGFGSLKKLESLYLGGNNLIGNIPPIISNLSMLQGFYAERNNIKGGMPSDLWRLHNLKKLYIFYNDLTGTIPQNIFNITSLQTLNLMGNSLSGNLSLDTRIPCPNLRRLLLDDNNISGRIPSYLLNCSNLVLVDLSGNLLSGPIPRLGNLKYLNYLGLGDNQLTEESGHQEHSFLTSLTSCTSLELLDISTNPLNITIPETIGNFSASLKIISAGQSQIKGQIPMGIGSLKNLTLLDLSYNNLSGNLPSTLGGLEELQRLHLSDNNIGGNIPEELCQLNKLGELLLSNNKISGSIPNCIGNLNLLQRLNLSYNKLTSSIPLNVWNLENMLFLDLSSNSLYGSLSPNMKKLIAIEYLNLSHNQITGNIPSIIGAFESLGNLDLSKNSFQGDIPDSFGQLKGMDLLDLSNNNLSGAIPKSLEALRFLKYLNLSFNKLSGEIPSGGPFANFKAKSFLGNEALCGNSIFGVPPCTSPSSKGARMKQLLLKYIIPSIASIIIFAMLVIMLRRHPQHNMQIPSSLFTLPTVDWRMISYQELCRGTNNFCESNLLGIGGFGTVYKGILSDGTTVAVKVLNLHLEGAFKSFDAECKVLRALRHRNLVKVISVCSSPKFKALVLQYMSNYSLEKWIYSHNYCLNLVQRVGIMVDVASALDYLHNGQLESVVHCDLKPSNILLDEDMVAHVGDFGIAKILAENKDATQTRTIGTIGYIAPDMRRR